The Elaeis guineensis isolate ETL-2024a chromosome 11, EG11, whole genome shotgun sequence genomic interval CTTTATGTTGAGGTTATCGTTAGAAAAATGGTTTGTTGCCTTTTTCAAAGGTAAGTCATACTATCTCTTTGAGATAAAAACTAGCCTTTGGGGGAAATCTCTATTATATGTTTTTTTCCATAATTTTCATGTGATAAACTTCTCTTAAGCCAACGAAAAACATTGTTCTTTATCACAATTTATAATCCAATTCTTGTATGAAGCTAGGATTGTTATGCATTGTTGACTGAAATGCAATCTAGAGAAGTTCAGAATCTCGAGTTTGCAAAAAAGTACGTGTATGTTTAAACAATGCGAAATTAGGGGGCAAATGAGTATTTTTTGAATAAACTGATTGAGGGATCTTGGGAAGGGAGACATTTAAGAAAACTGGGAAGAAATTTAGAAATTATAGTCAATCCTTTTATAATGTTTTATGAACTATTCTTTGGATGAAGGTGCGTTTATAATTTGAATTTCTATAACTATGTTTCATATATGGTTGATATGTTGTTTTTTACTTCCACCAACTTTTGTTTGTCTGGATGATATTCTCTCCTGATGACTTACAGCAGGCCTACTAACAAAGATTCAAGTTTATATACCACCACATTATGGTGAACTAGTTTTAATGACTGTATTGAAATTTAGCAGTTCTGTACCTATAGCTATTGGCAGAGGCATATCTATAATTACAATAGGAGATCAAAAGTAAATCAATCGTAGACATATTACCTTATGTcacttattttactatttttattttaaagtgTAATTTTTTATAGAATATTGTCAATAATTACAAGGTCAAGGGAGTATGTAAGAAGACAGGTTCACCCTCAACAAGAAGATTGCAAAAGAGGATGAACAAGAAGAAATCAGGCAAATAACCTAGATTTATATTTAACAACTAATTTAGCAACAGCGGTGGTGCTTTTTTGGCGGTGGTGCTTTTTTGTTCAGCTCCACCCACGATGGAAGCAAAATTATATTAGAtatatacagagagagagagaaaaagagaaaagaagcatATCAAATGAGAAGAATGGCTTAATATGAGAGATAAAGGATATAATAATAACCTTTAAATCCACATTAATGATTGAAATGAGTGTTTTAATTGTCCAAACTGTCCACATATAATTAGAATTtatgcatttttttttaaatttttttttaataagtgcgTGCTCGCACGGCGCTCATTTGAACGGACGCTCATCTTAACTATTGACGTGGATCTAAAGGTTATTATTATATCTTCTCACCTCTCATATTAAGTCACTCCTCTCATAcgcaccatatatatatatatatataaaaggtcaGATTAATGTTGAATTAATGAGTAATTGACAGTCCTCAATCAAAGTGGAATATTTATCATGCTTGAACTAGTGAGGGTCCTCTCTCTACTCATCGCCCAAGGAGAAGAGGTGATAGAAGGCTGCCAATGGTATCCACCATACGTTGATGGTATTCCAACCAATATTGTTGTTTGATATCAATACTAACAATCCAAGACTtcaaccaaaaaaaattaggcaAAAGATTATCGATTAGTATTTTTTTCAATATCTTGGACCTTTCTAATGTACGCACTATGTTGGACTAAAACCATGCTCACTATTATGCCCTGTCCCATCAGCATAGGCCGTATATCCCATAGAGTTTGGTCCCATAGGATACACATGGCCTGCATAAATTTTCAATTTCCAAATAGATATTCTTTGCATTATAATAGGACATGACAGAAACTAGAGTACCtataaattctaaaataaaaaatttccacCAAAAATCCCACTCCTTAAACAGTAGATTTAGGCCACCTAAAATTTTTGTCGATAGGAGAGGTTACTATCGAGGCACAGATGCCTTCACTCCCACATGTGATGAATTTGGCACTAGTCCTATTTCTTTAGGGTCTTGTTGTCCCCTTTTTagcattttttgagaaaaaataatgaagagtctacatgtttttgatgaatctgttAGGAATGAGCTATGCCCAATGTTAGATATGGATATCCATGAAATCATCAAGATATATTTTGCTGCAAGCAGAATATATTATGCTAGTCTCCCACATGCTTAAAGTATTGACATAAAAAACTACAGAATTCTATTTATACCTTAACGTAACGTTGTTTTATACAAAAACTTTGCAATATATGAAGtgtgcagttttttttttttttttttggcatatacGGATGGTCACACCACTTTAATATAAGAGCAACCCAAAAAactaatataaaaatcatatgtaCAATATTTTTGTGTAATGCATGAAAATCATGTATTGCTCTAAGTCTACAAAAAGCTAATAGGAGACAAATACCTTAATAGCAAGACTGCGATCACTTAAAATATATAATGATGCTAGCAAAAGCTTTATTTTCTTATTCATATTTGGATGTGCTTAGATGACATAATTTGGTCGTGTAGAAGTTGAGGGATCGATGGTCTTAGAGTAGCCAATTGCTGAGTTACATGCTGCATTGTTGGACGAGATTGTGGATTGTCATCTAAACATTGTTGTGCTATCATAACTACTTTAGCCACTTCATCTGCAACTTGTGCCATGGGAAGAGAAAGTCGTGGATTtagaaaatctttcaataagGTGTTTTCACCATTAGATGATGATAAAGTAGATGTAAGATCTCCAGGATGCTCTCCCACAAGCACTTCAAGTGTTACCACTCCAAAACTATATACATCGCATTTCTCAGTAATCCTCATTGTATAAGCAAGCTCTGCAAAAGcacaaaaaagatttatcaagaCCATCATCCTCAACAACTTCACTGGACACAAAGGAAAACAATAAAAGtacaaaaaagattaaaaatgTATAATTACTCCAAAGGATCATCAAACCACATACTGGAGTATGTCAGATACATTAAATTCCCCAATGTATTTCACAAAAACAAGCAAATAAATCTACTCAATGAAATCCAAGCAGAATATAAGAAAATATCCTTCTTCCACCCAACTTCTGATGTTGCATTACAATCATGGAGATTAATAGTGCTATTAAATGTACTCAATTAATAATAGGCTTTGTTTAACAGCAAAGTATAACTGAAAATTGCAAATACAGTGACAACCTTCTCAAACATGACATTTTAGTCTTCTATAATTCATGCAAGTATCagcactaagataaatatgttcTCGCTCGCAAGAAAAGTAAACATAATCTGATATGTTCTATTTTTGACACACTTTTCAACAGAAAAAAATGGCATGAAAGCTTGTCATGTCGACTCTCTAGAAGTAGATCATAGAATTTGCAACTTACCTGGTGCAACATATCCTCGTGTGCCTGCAAGCATGCTCCAGTTAGATGAATCTGGCCTTAGAAGTCTGGCTGTTCCAAAATCTGAAACACAAGCCTTAAATTCTACATCAAGTAGAATGTTGTTGCTTGTTATGTCTCGATGTACAATGGCTGGAGCACAATCATGGTGCATATAAGATAGGGCATGAGCAACATCTTTAACAATATTCACTCTCTTTGTCCAATCCAACTGCGTTGCCTCTTCACTCTTGAGGATAGTTGCTAAACTACCTCTCTCCATGTATTCGTACACGAGTAATTTATGTTGAGTTGTAGAGCAAAATCCATAAAGCTTCACAATATTTCGATGACGGATCCTGGTTAGTGCTTGTATTTCGTTTAGAAAATGTGGTTCATTTAGTTGGTTTTCAGTTTCCAGTGGCTTAATCCTTTTGACAGCAACTATCTTGCCATTTGGCAGGACTGCTCTGTAAACACTCCCATATGCTCCAGTGCCAATGCAGTGGTTGGCATCAAAATGATCAGTTGCCTGGATGATGTCTTCATATGCATCTTTCCCATCAAAATTCCATATAGAGAATGCACCTCCCTCCATCTTCTGACTTGCATCTTGTACAGTGTTATTCCTTCTTCTCAGAAGCAGAAAAGTGGCTCCACCAAATAGAAATAGAAGGAACAAGGTACCAACAACAGGAACAGTGGCTAGCAGAACAACCTTGTGATGTTTCGCTGAACCAGCTTTGCTTGTTGAAAATGTATGGCATGGAGGCAAACCTTGCACTTCGCCGCACAAACCTTTGTTATGGGCAAACCATTCTATTGGAGATCTTCGGATAAATTGGCTATCAGGAAGTGGACCCTCCAATTCATTATATGATAGGTCTATGGACAACAAGCTAATCATATCACGTAAAGAAGGTGGAACGAGCCCGACAACTCATTATGTGATAGGTTTAGATCTTGCAAGATAACCAATTTGCTAATCTGTGATGGTATATCTCCTGTTAAAGAGTTGTGGCTCATATCTAGTAAGTCcaataggtttactagattgcCAATTTGAAAGGGTATGTTACCATTCAGATTGTTGCTGCTAAGTTTTAACAAGCGAAGTTTAAAGCAATGACCTAACTTTTCTGGCACCCTTCCACTCAAGTTGTTTTTGGATAAATCAAGAATTTCTAGGTTGGACAGTTTTCCAATATCTTTTGGCACTTCTCCAGATAATTTGTTGTTGCTTAAATTTAACTGGTATAGAGAGACTAACATGCTTGCATTCTTTGGAATTTCGCCTACCAAAAAATTCGAAGAAAGGTCAAGTACTCTAAGTTGAGCTAGTTGCCCAATTTCAGGGGGTATTTTTCCAGTGATCTTGTTATTGGAGATTCTTAAGCTTGTTATATTAGCACATTTTCCCCATTTGGCTGATAAGTTACCAGAGAACTGGTTGAAGCTCAAATCAATATAATTCAGATATGGATAAACTCCAAGGCTTTCAGAAATATTGCCACTTAGTTGGTTTCTTTCCATTCGAACCCTGGTTAAGGAGGAACAATTCCTCAAGCTTCTTGGTGTGGGACCTTCAAAATTGTTGTAACTCACAACAAGATGCTGAAGCATTCCTCCACTGCACAGCTCTGGTGGTAGATAGCCAGAGAAATTGTTGCCAAGCAAGTCAAGGAAAACCAAATTTTTAAAAGCTGGCAACGATCCAGAGAAACTATTATTAAATAAGCGCACGTCTGTTAGGTTCCTTAAATTATCAAAAGATCGAGGGACCGTACCAGTGAGATTGTTATTGTAAAGGTATAACATAGAAAGCATGGTCAAATTTGCTAAACTGGAAGGGATGGATCCTGTTAGACTGTTGTTAGAGATCACTAATTTAACCAAACTTGCAAGATTTCCTAATTCTTGAGGGATGGTGCCAGATAACTTGTTGTCATAGAGAGCCAACTTATAAAGCCGGGTTAAATTTCCTAAACTTGGAGGGATGAAACCTGTGAGGAGGTTGTCAGCAAGTTTCAAGAACACCAAATTCCGAAGCCTTCCTAATTCCTCTGGAATGGTACCCGAAAGGCTATTGCCATACAGCAACAGGTAGTTAAGCCTACTCAGATtagctaaggatggagggatggagcCACTTATCTGATTCTCACTTAGATTTAAGAACTGGAGCCTCCTCATCGAGCCAATCTCGAATGGAATTTTCCCTGTGAGTTGATTACTGGTGAGATCAAGAGAGCTCATCTTGAAAAGAGTGGCGATGGTTGGAGGGATGGTTCCATCGAGCTGGTTGAAGCTGAGGTTGAGATTGGTGAGTGATGGTAAAGCAGAGAAGTTGAGAGCATCCAGCGTTCCCACAAGACTTGTATTGGACAAATATATCTCAGTGATCACCCTTAGTCCTCTTCTTGTGACGTTGCATGTTACTCCAGTCCAGTTGCATGGACTAGCACTGGGTTTCCAAGATTGAAGGGATAGTCCTTGGCTTTGGAGACTGGCTTTCCACTGGAGAAGGGCCCTCCCTTGGGATGCAAGTGAAGCTGACCCCATGGCAAGAAGAAATGGAAGCAGCAACAATAGAAGAAGGGTGGAGAGGAGGTTTTGAAACAGTCTAGATTCCATAGCTAAGTTTCAGCTTGGACCCTAGTGCTTAGATTCTTGTGCTTGTGTACCCGAGTCATGGTGGCCTTTTAAAGCCTGATTCGTTGAGCAGAACTCCCCTGGATATTTACCAAGCTATAATCAGTAACTGGCATTCGTTGCGTCGCTTTGAACAGTTCAAGCTGAGCAGAAGTTGTAGTCACGTAGCTTTCTGGCCCCTTGAAGAGTCGGACTTGGCTCAGCAAATCTGTCCTGCTCCTTCCAGCAAAACAGCCATTTCCACCAATGGATGACCAACATATAAGCAGAACTGGTGGGCCTCTCCATGTCATCCTTGTTTTAATGGCGACGCATCACTACCATCCGAAGACATCGTCTTTCAAGTCACTGTTGTGACTTTAGGCTCCCAGCTTAATTTTTGAGGTTAA includes:
- the LOC105053642 gene encoding LOW QUALITY PROTEIN: uncharacterized protein (The sequence of the model RefSeq protein was modified relative to this genomic sequence to represent the inferred CDS: inserted 1 base in 1 codon), whose protein sequence is MESRLFQNLLSTLLLLLLLPFLLAMGSASLASQGRALLQWKASLQSQGLSLQSWKPSASPCNWTGVTCNVTRRGLRVITEIYLSNTSLVGTLDALNFSALPSLTNLNLSFNQLDGTIPPTIATLFKMSSLDLTSNQLTGKIPFEIGSMRRLQFLNLSENQISGSIPPSLANLSRLNYLLLYGNSLSGTIPEELGRLRNLVFLKLADNLLTGFIPPSLGNLTRLYKLALYDNKLSGTIPQELGNLASLVKLVISNNSLTGSIPSSLANLTMLSMLYLYNNNLTGTVPRSFDNLRNLTDVRLFNNSFSGSLPAFKNLVFLDLLGNNFSGYLPPELCSGGMLQHLVVSYNNFEGPTPRSLRNCSSLTRVRMERNQLSGNISESLGVYPYLNYIDLSFNQFSGNLSAKWGKCANITSLRISNNKITGKIPPEIGQLAQLRVLDLSSNFLVGEIPKNASMLVSLYQLNLSNNKLSGEVPKDIGKLSNLEILDLSKNNLSGRVPEKLGHCFKLRLLKLSSNNLNGNIPFQIGNLVNLLDLLDMSHNSLTGDIPSQISKLVILQDLNLSHNELSGXVPPSLRDMISLLSIDLSYNELEGPLPDSQFIRRSPIEWFAHNKGLCGEVQGLPPCHTFSTSKAGSAKHHKVVLLATVPVVGTLFLLFLFGGATFLLLRRRNNTVQDASQKMEGGAFSIWNFDGKDAYEDIIQATDHFDANHCIGTGAYGSVYRAVLPNGKIVAVKRIKPLETENQLNEPHFLNEIQALTRIRHRNIVKLYGFCSTTQHKLLVYEYMERGSLATILKSEEATQLDWTKRVNIVKDVAHALSYMHHDCAPAIVHRDITSNNILLDVEFKACVSDFGTARLLRPDSSNWSMLAGTRGYVAPELAYTMRITEKCDVYSFGVVTLEVLVGEHPGDLTSTLSSSNGENTLLKDFLNPRLSLPMAQVADEVAKVVMIAQQCLDDNPQSRPTMQHVTQQLATLRPSIPQLLHDQIMSSKHIQI